The Episyrphus balteatus chromosome 4, idEpiBalt1.1, whole genome shotgun sequence genome includes a window with the following:
- the LOC129917860 gene encoding uncharacterized protein LOC129917860, translated as MFRIVFSIFITFYIFLTIIIQCFPMMFGDGFYYCIYTSEVKRDMIEEFAYKNSSIADRNVKLHCYIKCVMEEYGILNNETRLSVDVVGDKDLETRNSFNKCMNEAYKQLYACTIAFNTFKCIQKVLE; from the exons ATGTTCCGAatagttttttctatttttataaccttttatatttttctaacaattatt ATACAATGTTTTCCTATGATGTTTGGTGATGGATTCTATTATTGTATTTATACTTCGGAGGTTAAACGAGACATGATTGAAGAATTCGCTTATAAAAACTCATCGATTGCAGATCGTAATGTTAAACTTCATTGTTATATTAAATGTGTCATGGAAGAGTATggtattttaaataatgaaacTCGATTAAGTGTGGATGTTGTCGGAGATAAAGATTTAGAGACTAGAAATAGTTTTAATAAGTGCATGAATGAAGCTTATAAACAGCTTTATGCTTGTACAATTGCTTTTAATACTTTTAAATGTATTCAAAAAGTATtggaataa
- the LOC129919208 gene encoding uncharacterized protein LOC129919208 gives MLSAFLSIFLFFTIFVIVSWSNVKAAVKGDPYYHCQLKSNVTNDQIKILLDENIELIEGIHEIQCFIQCILKITGIMDEHDLRSLAAAKWNGAGAEELEQAYFNCIDYNNDMKDACKSGFFLFKCLKGIFGTQ, from the exons ATGTTAAGTGCCTTTTTGAGTATCTTTTTATtctttacaatttttgtaatagtA agCTGGAGTAATGTCAAAGCAGCAGTTAAAGGTGATCCCTACTATCATTGTCAGTTAAAATCAAATGTTACTAATGATCAAATCAAAATACTCTTggatgaaaatattgaattaattGAAGGAATTCATGAGATTCAATGTTTCATTCAATGCATATTGAAAATAACTGGAATTATGGATGAGCATGATTTGAGAAGTTTAGCTGCAGCTAAATGGAATGGTGCTGGAGCAGAAGAACTTGAACAAGCTTACTTTAATTGTATTGATTATAATAATGATATGAAAGATGCTTGCAAAAGtggattttttcttttcaagtgTCTAAAAGGAATATTTGGTACCCAATAA